The segment TAGGGCTTCTTTTCTGAAAACACCTTAAAACCACCTTTATTATTCCGTAATCAGGTTGGGCTGCAGCAAAATGCTTCATGAGTTCTTAAAACTCGCTCTCTTTGAATATCTCTAAAACCAAGATAAGTTTCTTGTTTGGTTTACTGAATCAATAGGGTAGATGTCCATTCCAATCTTGCATGATGCCTTTGTTAAGCATTGGTTATCAGGGTTTTATTGTTAAGAATAATCCTTTTAATAAATCCATTTTCAAGAAACCTATAATTGATGTTAAATTTGCTAATTATTAAAATGGTTATAAATTAAAAAGGTTATCAATTTTTTTAAGTTTTTCTTGTATTTTAAATATATAATCTATTTATTTAACTAAAATCTTTAAATCCTGTATTAAACCAAATATTTTATAATAACGTGATTGTTCTTAAGAGTAAAACAACCGCCACTATTCTTTCTTTCTTACTGGGAGGATTAGGGGCTCACCATTTTTATCTGGAAAATAAAAAAAGAGGACTTTTGTATCTGGCCTTCTTCTGGACCCTTATCCCAGCTGTAGTAGGATTTGTGGAGTTTATCTTGTTAGTAACCCAGTCAGAAGATGATTTCAATTTGAAGTACAACCCTGGAGAGTTTTGTGAGAAATACCGTAAGCCACACAGTATGCCTGTAAGTCGTAGAGGAAAAACAGCCACTACTTCAGAGTTGAATTTGGAGGAACAACTATTACAAGTGCATTAATGGTGAATTGTTTTTATCCCCTTTTAGGAAAATTTTTATAAAACTCTAAGCTTGTCTTAGTCTTATTAGAGTAGCCCCATCCCTAAAAAAAGAAAGCCCTGAGTAACATCTGTTACTCAGGGCTTTCTTTTTGTCGCTTAGCTACCTGTGAAAGCTAAAAGAATGGAGAATAATGAAAGCAGGTTTTCAGAATCAAAATTGCTAGAAATAGAAAACAGGCTTATTGGTGAGATGCGCTAAAAGGTGCACACGGTTAGTGTATCACTAACCGTGTGCTGGTTACACCCTGCTCGGTTACCAATTGAAGCAGGTACAAGCCTTTGGCGTATTTAGCGGTAGAAAGAGGAACAGATTCACTTTCTCCAGATTTAGCTACTCCTTCTCTGAGCGCTTCCACCAATTTGCCGTTGCTATCAAAAAGGGCAAGCTTGTATTTGCCGGCTTTTGGCAACGAGAACTCAATAGTAGTGTGGTCATAGGCCGGGTTTGGAAAGGCTTTGAGGTTTGCGCTTGCTATGCCAGCTTCTGCCAGGGCTGACTGTGACTGCCCTGAAGAGGCAACCTGGGTGCTTGTGCAGTTACCTAAGTTGCATCCATGGCCAAGGTGTTCCTGTACCGAACTGGCCTCTACGCAGACCGCTGCTCCTTTGTGGCAAACAAGGACTTTCCCCAAGCTGGTGTTACACCTGGCGTCAATCACTTTCACTAGCATCTCCGCGAAGGTTTGGCAGCCAAACTCATTGGTAGCGGTTACCCTGATCCTGTAGGTGCCGGCAACTGTGGGTTTGAAAGTGATCTCTGCCCCGTGGGTACTGCTTAGACCCTCACTAGGGGTCCACTGGTAAGTGGTGAGCCCTGTAGGGGTAAGATTGCTGGCTGTCAACAGAAGTTCCTGGGCGCCATACCCTAAGAAAAGGGTGTTGGCATCAGCACCCGTAAAGGTTGGGTCGCGGCGGCTCACGCTGATGGCAGGAGCAGGCAATGCCCCCTCTACGGTGACGTTTGCCGTAGTGGAAGCCGAGTTTCCGTTTTTGTCCGTTACCTTCAGCAGTACTTCATTTACTCCTAAAGCACTGCAGTCAAAGCGGTCTTTGCTTAATGACACAGAGGCTATCCCATAGGCATCATTACTGCCTGCATCTATCTCCTGGGGCTGGATCATGGCCATGCCATCCTTCAGGGTAACCGAAATGTTCCGAACCAGAACAGTAGGGGCTACTCGGTCTTCCACGGTGAAAGACCAGACTTCCCCAACAGCCACCTGCCCGTTTGTGACTGCGTCTACCCTCCAGTAGTAGGTTCCAATGGGCATTTGATCAGGTACCCGTAACGAAGTTGCGGAAGTATTGGAAGCTACTAGCTCAAGTTGGTTAGGGGAGGACCCCAGATACACGTTGTAGCTCTGGGCATTTCCGGTCCAGAGCAGTTGTAGGTTTTCATAAGAGACAGTGCGGCCGTTCTGGGGAGCCGTATAGGAAGCTTTGGAGACAATGGATTCTGATGGTCGGTTAATGTACCATCTTTGGCAGGCGCAACCGTTCTGCCCCCAGGTGATGAGTTCCGTGCCCGGCTCCCGGGAGGCAAAGGGCACTTCTACCACCAGGTTGTTGGCTAGGGAGGTAAAGACATAAGCCCCATCGGCAGCCCGTTCAATCTTGAACTTTTGGCAGTCCAGGTCCAAAGGAATGGTCATTTGCAGTTTAGTTCCCGGGGCGGTGTTGCAGGTGAGGGGTACTGTGGACGGAGTGAGGCTTAACGCCAGGCCACTCTCAGCAGACCGGATGGTATATACTCCATCACCTACCGGGGTAAGGTCCCACTGCTGGCAATTCAGTCCAGTCCAGGGAGCCTGCGCCAAGGGCTCGCCTGACTTTCCGGTACAACCTTTTGATTCCCACGCTAACTGGCTGTTTTGGTTGGTCATTTTGTAGCGTCCTGCCGCTACCCAGTCGCGGGTGAGGAACGGCCATCCGGTGGCATCAAACCCCAGGTTGGCGATGTCCAGCTTGGCATTGCCGTTGTCGTTTCCGTCATAGTAATGCATGGAGACATAGTTATACCCATTTTCCCGCATCAGCCCGAAATGGCCCGGCCCAATGTATTTTCCAGACTTATTGAGGAGGGTAGTGCCGCCCCCATTTCTCAGGTCAACCCCTGCCTTGTCTACATAGGGGCCATTGATGCTGGTAGAACGACCCATCACCAGGTAATAGGTGCTGCTGGTGCCCCGGCAGCAAAAACCGCGGTTTACAACCAGGTAGTAATAGGGCCCTTCCTTGAAGATATAAGGGGCTTCCCAAGAGGCGTTGTTTCCCCCGGCTACCGTCACAATTGCAGCTCCCACTTTCCGCTTACCGGTGAGCGGATCCAGTTCTACCACTCCAATGCCGGCTGAGAAGGACCCATACGACATATAAACCCTTCCGTCATCGTCTTTGAAGATAGCAGGGTCAATGGCGTTGATGTCTGTGCGGGCCGAGGAAGAAACGACCATGCCATGGTCTGTCCATTGATAGGCGGGTGAATCCTGGTCCAGAGTAGGACTAGAAGCTACCCCAATGGCAGAGGTGGAAGAGCCAAAGGTAGAGCAGGAATAATAAAGGTAATAGCGGCCATTCATGAACACGCATTCCGGAGCCCAGAAGATGCCCTCAAAACCCGGCACTACCTTGTTGATCCATTCTGGCCAGGTGCCGATGGGGAACACGGTTTTAGGGGCAGAGTTCCACCTGATTAAATCCTCCGAGAAGGCAGCATAGATACCGGCTCCTGTGGTAAACATCCAGTACTTTTTCCCATCCTTTAACAAGGCTCCTGGATCATGGGAGTTGATGTTGCCGTCCAGGGCGAACAGCCGGGAAGGAAAGGCCAATAAGAGGAGCAGCCAGAATGCTACTAGAGAGTAAAGGTTCTTTCTCATT is part of the Rufibacter tibetensis genome and harbors:
- a CDS encoding TM2 domain-containing protein translates to MIVLKSKTTATILSFLLGGLGAHHFYLENKKRGLLYLAFFWTLIPAVVGFVEFILLVTQSEDDFNLKYNPGEFCEKYRKPHSMPVSRRGKTATTSELNLEEQLLQVH
- a CDS encoding family 43 glycosylhydrolase; translation: MRKNLYSLVAFWLLLLLAFPSRLFALDGNINSHDPGALLKDGKKYWMFTTGAGIYAAFSEDLIRWNSAPKTVFPIGTWPEWINKVVPGFEGIFWAPECVFMNGRYYLYYSCSTFGSSTSAIGVASSPTLDQDSPAYQWTDHGMVVSSSARTDINAIDPAIFKDDDGRVYMSYGSFSAGIGVVELDPLTGKRKVGAAIVTVAGGNNASWEAPYIFKEGPYYYLVVNRGFCCRGTSSTYYLVMGRSTSINGPYVDKAGVDLRNGGGTTLLNKSGKYIGPGHFGLMRENGYNYVSMHYYDGNDNGNAKLDIANLGFDATGWPFLTRDWVAAGRYKMTNQNSQLAWESKGCTGKSGEPLAQAPWTGLNCQQWDLTPVGDGVYTIRSAESGLALSLTPSTVPLTCNTAPGTKLQMTIPLDLDCQKFKIERAADGAYVFTSLANNLVVEVPFASREPGTELITWGQNGCACQRWYINRPSESIVSKASYTAPQNGRTVSYENLQLLWTGNAQSYNVYLGSSPNQLELVASNTSATSLRVPDQMPIGTYYWRVDAVTNGQVAVGEVWSFTVEDRVAPTVLVRNISVTLKDGMAMIQPQEIDAGSNDAYGIASVSLSKDRFDCSALGVNEVLLKVTDKNGNSASTTANVTVEGALPAPAISVSRRDPTFTGADANTLFLGYGAQELLLTASNLTPTGLTTYQWTPSEGLSSTHGAEITFKPTVAGTYRIRVTATNEFGCQTFAEMLVKVIDARCNTSLGKVLVCHKGAAVCVEASSVQEHLGHGCNLGNCTSTQVASSGQSQSALAEAGIASANLKAFPNPAYDHTTIEFSLPKAGKYKLALFDSNGKLVEALREGVAKSGESESVPLSTAKYAKGLYLLQLVTEQGVTSTRLVIH